One region of Triticum aestivum cultivar Chinese Spring chromosome 6B, IWGSC CS RefSeq v2.1, whole genome shotgun sequence genomic DNA includes:
- the LOC123135478 gene encoding disease resistance protein Pik-2 isoform X1 produces MTDVQFWTKVAALPGLQGSLILQLHILPPCCFWETKRILAGTNIFRTSISTNTSYHSKKATRSMEATAVSLGKAVLDGALGYAKSKAAEEIALQLGVERDVNFIKDELQMMQSFLMTADEEQSHNKVLTTWVKQIGVLAYKVEDSLMDFGLHSEKKPFLGCIPRNPGDRRRIAREVKELRAEVEDVSNRNLRYRLIKESSGSKPTAVEEQASNATAALFGINEARLAALEHEKSSEADLHQLITSNDVDLRVIAMWGTSGDLGKTSVIQGLYDDPKVLKRFGFRAWIRLMHPFNPQEFLWSLVRQSYENSLEELGKPEQETSVGANVLAKMEKMDQSDLVRVFNAQLCSNSYLIVIDDLSTIVEWHCIKKYFPDNKKQSRIIVSTLQAEIASLCTEKPLQVSVLKQLSCDQTIYLFHKKNSEEQISMSSVRVEMYDTNDEAMLAAVEEEKQKAMHASCSDEPTFNSNNVTTTEKHTTMPAIEIQEEYHELNNAGEEKVHNSTARKKFDRSRTLALADEVLCGRETEKSILIKLVSHPDNDQGCKVISVWGMGGLGKTTLVRSIYRSQQLGSWKRAWATALRPFNPEVLLRDLAMQLQDTIQEGPAGLTATGTQKKSISVLKLQDLKDELARVLKSKRCLVVLDDISSTSEWDLVKSCLDNAGRIIVTTRQKNVAKKCSREDKNMYCLEGLKDDDALDLFIKKVFKDNIDKHDLDPAMMEQARFILHKCDGLPLAISTIGGFLASKPKNAIEWKKMNDQIRTELEINPELRTIKTILMRSYDGLPYHLKSVFLYLSIFQEDHRIRWGRLVRRWIAEGYSRDMHGMTAIELCRRYFDELLDRSMILPGEGTDQYSQKINSCQLHDMIREICISKAREENLVFTLEEGCCLSDTQGAIRHLVIGSNWKRDKDVLESKLDFSHVRSLTVFGEWRSFFISDNMRFLRVLDLEDTLELKDHHLDDIGQLRHLKYLSLRGCRNILYLPNSFQNLMHLEMLDVRGTRIYELPTTITNLLKLQHLRADSYYYNDGNVKGEGDIVKKYKYYTKHTSTCGICGICLCRCHLFLRPQVLDAGLNRYDIFNLYRFQKMKLDGIILPKGIGKLKALHALGAVDVSGRNGNATIKEFGELTQLRKLKVGGLSYRNINELWSATAGHNHLQSLSVEIGKPYQERNVLDGCLGEGLLPPSSLESLALLGKLVTVTEWIHKLQNLSKLVLMDSRLEQDDAIQALGLLPNLAVLRLGIDTFGGTQLHFHSSSFPSLMVLELYLLENLQSALFEKDAMPKLELLQVGRCYKLDAFCGLPALTSLKEVQLGSHRLSETLKKSVQGQVAEHMRHVRVNIVDKTLFVCMYI; encoded by the exons ATGACTGACGTGCAGTTTTGGACTAAAGTAGCTGCCTTGCCTGGCCTGCAAGGATCATTGATCCTCCAGCTCCATATCTTACCTCCTTGCTGCTTTTG GGAAACCAAAAGGATATTGGCAGGGACCAATATCTTCAGAACTAGCATTAGCACCAACACCTCATATCACAGCAAGAAAGCAACGAGAAGCATGGAGGCGACGGCGGTTAGCTTGGGCAAGGCTGTGCTCGACGGTGCGCTGGGCTATGCTAAGTCCAAGGCGGCAGAGGAAATCGCGCTGCAGCTCGGTGTCGAGCGCGATGTGAACTTCATCAAGGACGAGCTGCAGATGATGCAGTCGTTCCTGATGACGGCCGATGAGGAGCAAAGCCACAATAAGGTGCTCACCACCTGGGTGAAACAGATTGGGGTCCTGGCCTATAAGGTGGAGGATAGCCTCATGGATTTCGGCCTCCACTCGGAGAAAAAACCATTCTTGGGCTGCATCCCCCGCAACCCAGGTGATCGACGCCGCATTGCCAGGGAGGTGAAGGAGCTGAGGGCCGAGGTGGAGGATGTGAGCAACAGGAATCTGCGCTATCGCCTCATCAAGGAGAGTTCAGGCTCTAAGCCTACCGCGGTAGAGGAGCAGGCCAGCAATGCCACTGCAGCACTGTTTGGCATCAACGAAGCAAGACTTGCCGCCTTGGAGCATGAAAAATCATCAGAGGCAGACCTCCACCAGCTGATTACCAGCAATGATGTGGACCTTAGGGTGATCGCCATGTGGGGCACTAGCGGTGATCTCGGGAAGACGTCCGTCATCCAAGGGCTTTATGATGACCCAAAGGTATTGAAAAGGTTTGGATTCCGTGCTTGGATTAGGTTGATGCATCCTTTCAATCCGCAAGAGTTCCTCTGGAGCTTGGTAAGGCAATCTTATGAAAATTCCCTTGAGGAGCTTGGAAAGCCTGAACAAGAAACAAGTGTCGGGGCTAATGTTCTGGCCAAGATGGAGAAGATGGATCAAAGTGATTTAGTCCGTGTGTTTAATGCACAGTTGTGTAGCAATAGCTACCTGATTGTGATTGATGACCTATCCACAATAGTGGAATGGCATTGCATTAAGAAGTACTTTCCCGATAACAAGAAACAAAGTCGAATCATCGTTTCGACGCTGCAAGCTGAAATTGCAAGCTTGTGCACAGAGAAACCATTACAAGTTTCGGTGTTGAAGCAGTTGTCATGTGATCAAACTATTTATTTGTTCCACAAGAAG AATTCAGAGGAGCAGATCAGCATGAGCAGTGTTCGTGTGGAAATGTACGACACCAATGATGAAGCAATGCTTGCTGCTGTGGAGGAGGAGAAACAGAAG GCTATGCATGCATCTTGTTCTGACGAGCCCACTTTCAATTCAAACAACGTTACTACTACTGAGAAACACACAACAATGCCCGCCATTGAAATACAAGAGGAATACCATGAACTTAATAATGCAGGTGAAGAAAAAGTTCATAACTCAACTGCTAGAAAGAAGTTTGACCGCAGCAGGACATTGGCACTGGCTGATGAAGTGCTCTGTGGGCGAGAAACAGAGAAATCTATTCTTATCAAATTAGTTAGCCATCCAGACAACGATCAAGGCTGTAAGGTGATCTCAGTTTGGGGAATGGGGGGTCTTGGAAAAACCACCCTTGTCAGAAGCATCTATCGAAGCCAGCAGCTTGGTAGCTGGAAGCGTGCTTGGGCCACTGCATTGCGTCCTTTTAACCCTGAAGTACTCCTTAGAGATTTGGCTATGCAACTTCAGGATACTATTCAAGAAGGTCCTGCCGGATTAACAGCAACTGGAACACAAAAGAAAAGCATATCAGTACTGAAACTTCAAGACTTGAAGGATGAGCTAGCTAGGGTACTAAAATCGAAAAGGTGCcttgttgttcttgatgatatATCATCCACTTCGGAATGGGATTTGGTCAAATCATGTTTGGATAATGCTGGAAGGATCATAGTCACCACAAGACAAAAAAATGTGGCCAAAAAGTGTTCAAGAGAAGACAAGAACATGTACTGTCTCGAAGGTCTGAAAGATGATGATGCACTTGACCTCTTCATAAAGAAG GTATTCAAGGACAATATTGACAAACATGATTTAGACCCAGCTATGATGGAGCAAGCAAGATTCATCCTACATAAATGTGATGGACTTCCCCTTGCAATATCGACTATCGGTGGATTCCTAGCCAGCAAGCCAAAGAATGCTATTGAATGGAAGAAGATGAATGATCAAATTAGAACTGAATTGGAGATAAATCCTGAACTTAGGACAATAAAAACAATTCTTATGAGGAGCTATGATGGTTTGCCATACCATCTCAAATCTGTTTTCTTATACCTGTCCATATTTCAAGAAGATCATAGAATTAGGTGGGGTCGCTTGGTGAGGCGGTGGATTGCAGAGGGTTATTCAAGGGATATGCATGGCATGACTGCAATTGAACTTTGTCGGAGGTACTTTGATGAGCTATTGGATAGGAGTATGATCCTGCCAGGAGAAGGGACAGACCAATACAGTCAGAAAATCAATTCTTGCCAACTTCATGATATGATCCGTGAAATATGCATCTCAAAAGCTAGGGAGGAAAACCTTGTTTTCACGCTGGAAGAAGGATGTTGTTTGAGTGACACACAAGGTGCAATACGTCATCTTGTCATTGGCAGCAACTGGAAAAGGGATAAAGATGTGCTGGAGAGCAAGCTAGACTTTTCACACGTACGGTCATTGACCGTGTTCGGAGAGTGGAGATCGTTTTTCATCTCTGACAATATGAGGTTCCTCCGAGTGCTTGACTTAGAAGACACACTGGAGTTAAAAGATCATCATCTTGATGATATTGGGCAGCTCCGTCACCTCAAGTATCTTTCTCTTCGAGGATGTCGGAACATTTTATACCTGCCTAATTCTTTTCAAAATTTGATGCACCTTGAAATGCTGGATGTCAGAGGTACACGTATATATGAGTTGCCAACAACAATCACCAATCTTCTGAAGCTACAGCATCTCCGTGCAGATAGTTATTACTACAACGATGGTAATGTCAAGGGAGAGGGTGACATAGTTAAGAAGTATAAATATTACACTAAACATACTTCCACATGTGGAATATGTGGCATTTGTCTGTGCAGATGTCATCTTTTCTTGAGGCCACAAGTTTTAGATGCTGGTTTGAACAGATATGATATATTCAATCTATACCGCTTCCAGAAGATGAAGCTAGATGGCATTATACTTCCTAAAGGGATTGGTAAATTGAAGGCCCTTCACGCACTAGGTGCTGTGGATGTCTCCGGGAGAAACGGAAACGCCACTATAAAAGAGTTTGGAGAGCTTACTCAGCTACGTAAGCTTAAAGTGGGTGGTCTGAGCTACAGAAACATCAATGAGTTATGGTCTGCCACTGCTGGTCATAATCATCTTCAATCTTTATCAGTTGAAATAGGCAAACCATACCAAGAGAGGAATGTGTTAGATGGCTGTTTGGGTGAAGGTTTGCTGCCACCAAGCAGCCTTGAGAGCCTCGCTCTGCTTGGTAAGCTAGTCACTGTAACAGAATGGATCCATAAACTTCAGAATCTCTCCAAGTTGGTGCTCATGGATAGCAGATTGGAGCAAGATGATGCCATACAAGCCCTTGGGTTACTACCAAATCTTGCAGTTCTACGTCTGGGGATTGATACGTTCGGTGGGACACAACTCCATTTCCATAGCTCATCTTTCCCGAGTCTCATGGTGCTGGAGTTGTATTTGTTAGAAAACCTCCAGTCGGCGCTGTTTGAAAAAGATGCAATGCCTAAGCTCGAGCTGCTACAAGTTGGTCGGTGCTACAAGCTGGATGCATTCTGCGGGCTGCCAGCCCTCACAAGCCTCAAGGAAGTTCAGTTGGGTAGTCATCGTCTCAGCGAAACATTGAAGAAATCGGTACAGGGTCAGGTAGCGGAGCATATGAGGCACGTCAGAGTGAATATTGTTGACAAAACTTTGTTTGTATGTATGTACATATAG
- the LOC123135478 gene encoding disease resistance protein Pik-2 isoform X2 — protein MEATAVSLGKAVLDGALGYAKSKAAEEIALQLGVERDVNFIKDELQMMQSFLMTADEEQSHNKVLTTWVKQIGVLAYKVEDSLMDFGLHSEKKPFLGCIPRNPGDRRRIAREVKELRAEVEDVSNRNLRYRLIKESSGSKPTAVEEQASNATAALFGINEARLAALEHEKSSEADLHQLITSNDVDLRVIAMWGTSGDLGKTSVIQGLYDDPKVLKRFGFRAWIRLMHPFNPQEFLWSLVRQSYENSLEELGKPEQETSVGANVLAKMEKMDQSDLVRVFNAQLCSNSYLIVIDDLSTIVEWHCIKKYFPDNKKQSRIIVSTLQAEIASLCTEKPLQVSVLKQLSCDQTIYLFHKKNSEEQISMSSVRVEMYDTNDEAMLAAVEEEKQKAMHASCSDEPTFNSNNVTTTEKHTTMPAIEIQEEYHELNNAGEEKVHNSTARKKFDRSRTLALADEVLCGRETEKSILIKLVSHPDNDQGCKVISVWGMGGLGKTTLVRSIYRSQQLGSWKRAWATALRPFNPEVLLRDLAMQLQDTIQEGPAGLTATGTQKKSISVLKLQDLKDELARVLKSKRCLVVLDDISSTSEWDLVKSCLDNAGRIIVTTRQKNVAKKCSREDKNMYCLEGLKDDDALDLFIKKVFKDNIDKHDLDPAMMEQARFILHKCDGLPLAISTIGGFLASKPKNAIEWKKMNDQIRTELEINPELRTIKTILMRSYDGLPYHLKSVFLYLSIFQEDHRIRWGRLVRRWIAEGYSRDMHGMTAIELCRRYFDELLDRSMILPGEGTDQYSQKINSCQLHDMIREICISKAREENLVFTLEEGCCLSDTQGAIRHLVIGSNWKRDKDVLESKLDFSHVRSLTVFGEWRSFFISDNMRFLRVLDLEDTLELKDHHLDDIGQLRHLKYLSLRGCRNILYLPNSFQNLMHLEMLDVRGTRIYELPTTITNLLKLQHLRADSYYYNDGNVKGEGDIVKKYKYYTKHTSTCGICGICLCRCHLFLRPQVLDAGLNRYDIFNLYRFQKMKLDGIILPKGIGKLKALHALGAVDVSGRNGNATIKEFGELTQLRKLKVGGLSYRNINELWSATAGHNHLQSLSVEIGKPYQERNVLDGCLGEGLLPPSSLESLALLGKLVTVTEWIHKLQNLSKLVLMDSRLEQDDAIQALGLLPNLAVLRLGIDTFGGTQLHFHSSSFPSLMVLELYLLENLQSALFEKDAMPKLELLQVGRCYKLDAFCGLPALTSLKEVQLGSHRLSETLKKSVQGQVAEHMRHVRVNIVDKTLFVCMYI, from the exons ATGGAGGCGACGGCGGTTAGCTTGGGCAAGGCTGTGCTCGACGGTGCGCTGGGCTATGCTAAGTCCAAGGCGGCAGAGGAAATCGCGCTGCAGCTCGGTGTCGAGCGCGATGTGAACTTCATCAAGGACGAGCTGCAGATGATGCAGTCGTTCCTGATGACGGCCGATGAGGAGCAAAGCCACAATAAGGTGCTCACCACCTGGGTGAAACAGATTGGGGTCCTGGCCTATAAGGTGGAGGATAGCCTCATGGATTTCGGCCTCCACTCGGAGAAAAAACCATTCTTGGGCTGCATCCCCCGCAACCCAGGTGATCGACGCCGCATTGCCAGGGAGGTGAAGGAGCTGAGGGCCGAGGTGGAGGATGTGAGCAACAGGAATCTGCGCTATCGCCTCATCAAGGAGAGTTCAGGCTCTAAGCCTACCGCGGTAGAGGAGCAGGCCAGCAATGCCACTGCAGCACTGTTTGGCATCAACGAAGCAAGACTTGCCGCCTTGGAGCATGAAAAATCATCAGAGGCAGACCTCCACCAGCTGATTACCAGCAATGATGTGGACCTTAGGGTGATCGCCATGTGGGGCACTAGCGGTGATCTCGGGAAGACGTCCGTCATCCAAGGGCTTTATGATGACCCAAAGGTATTGAAAAGGTTTGGATTCCGTGCTTGGATTAGGTTGATGCATCCTTTCAATCCGCAAGAGTTCCTCTGGAGCTTGGTAAGGCAATCTTATGAAAATTCCCTTGAGGAGCTTGGAAAGCCTGAACAAGAAACAAGTGTCGGGGCTAATGTTCTGGCCAAGATGGAGAAGATGGATCAAAGTGATTTAGTCCGTGTGTTTAATGCACAGTTGTGTAGCAATAGCTACCTGATTGTGATTGATGACCTATCCACAATAGTGGAATGGCATTGCATTAAGAAGTACTTTCCCGATAACAAGAAACAAAGTCGAATCATCGTTTCGACGCTGCAAGCTGAAATTGCAAGCTTGTGCACAGAGAAACCATTACAAGTTTCGGTGTTGAAGCAGTTGTCATGTGATCAAACTATTTATTTGTTCCACAAGAAG AATTCAGAGGAGCAGATCAGCATGAGCAGTGTTCGTGTGGAAATGTACGACACCAATGATGAAGCAATGCTTGCTGCTGTGGAGGAGGAGAAACAGAAG GCTATGCATGCATCTTGTTCTGACGAGCCCACTTTCAATTCAAACAACGTTACTACTACTGAGAAACACACAACAATGCCCGCCATTGAAATACAAGAGGAATACCATGAACTTAATAATGCAGGTGAAGAAAAAGTTCATAACTCAACTGCTAGAAAGAAGTTTGACCGCAGCAGGACATTGGCACTGGCTGATGAAGTGCTCTGTGGGCGAGAAACAGAGAAATCTATTCTTATCAAATTAGTTAGCCATCCAGACAACGATCAAGGCTGTAAGGTGATCTCAGTTTGGGGAATGGGGGGTCTTGGAAAAACCACCCTTGTCAGAAGCATCTATCGAAGCCAGCAGCTTGGTAGCTGGAAGCGTGCTTGGGCCACTGCATTGCGTCCTTTTAACCCTGAAGTACTCCTTAGAGATTTGGCTATGCAACTTCAGGATACTATTCAAGAAGGTCCTGCCGGATTAACAGCAACTGGAACACAAAAGAAAAGCATATCAGTACTGAAACTTCAAGACTTGAAGGATGAGCTAGCTAGGGTACTAAAATCGAAAAGGTGCcttgttgttcttgatgatatATCATCCACTTCGGAATGGGATTTGGTCAAATCATGTTTGGATAATGCTGGAAGGATCATAGTCACCACAAGACAAAAAAATGTGGCCAAAAAGTGTTCAAGAGAAGACAAGAACATGTACTGTCTCGAAGGTCTGAAAGATGATGATGCACTTGACCTCTTCATAAAGAAG GTATTCAAGGACAATATTGACAAACATGATTTAGACCCAGCTATGATGGAGCAAGCAAGATTCATCCTACATAAATGTGATGGACTTCCCCTTGCAATATCGACTATCGGTGGATTCCTAGCCAGCAAGCCAAAGAATGCTATTGAATGGAAGAAGATGAATGATCAAATTAGAACTGAATTGGAGATAAATCCTGAACTTAGGACAATAAAAACAATTCTTATGAGGAGCTATGATGGTTTGCCATACCATCTCAAATCTGTTTTCTTATACCTGTCCATATTTCAAGAAGATCATAGAATTAGGTGGGGTCGCTTGGTGAGGCGGTGGATTGCAGAGGGTTATTCAAGGGATATGCATGGCATGACTGCAATTGAACTTTGTCGGAGGTACTTTGATGAGCTATTGGATAGGAGTATGATCCTGCCAGGAGAAGGGACAGACCAATACAGTCAGAAAATCAATTCTTGCCAACTTCATGATATGATCCGTGAAATATGCATCTCAAAAGCTAGGGAGGAAAACCTTGTTTTCACGCTGGAAGAAGGATGTTGTTTGAGTGACACACAAGGTGCAATACGTCATCTTGTCATTGGCAGCAACTGGAAAAGGGATAAAGATGTGCTGGAGAGCAAGCTAGACTTTTCACACGTACGGTCATTGACCGTGTTCGGAGAGTGGAGATCGTTTTTCATCTCTGACAATATGAGGTTCCTCCGAGTGCTTGACTTAGAAGACACACTGGAGTTAAAAGATCATCATCTTGATGATATTGGGCAGCTCCGTCACCTCAAGTATCTTTCTCTTCGAGGATGTCGGAACATTTTATACCTGCCTAATTCTTTTCAAAATTTGATGCACCTTGAAATGCTGGATGTCAGAGGTACACGTATATATGAGTTGCCAACAACAATCACCAATCTTCTGAAGCTACAGCATCTCCGTGCAGATAGTTATTACTACAACGATGGTAATGTCAAGGGAGAGGGTGACATAGTTAAGAAGTATAAATATTACACTAAACATACTTCCACATGTGGAATATGTGGCATTTGTCTGTGCAGATGTCATCTTTTCTTGAGGCCACAAGTTTTAGATGCTGGTTTGAACAGATATGATATATTCAATCTATACCGCTTCCAGAAGATGAAGCTAGATGGCATTATACTTCCTAAAGGGATTGGTAAATTGAAGGCCCTTCACGCACTAGGTGCTGTGGATGTCTCCGGGAGAAACGGAAACGCCACTATAAAAGAGTTTGGAGAGCTTACTCAGCTACGTAAGCTTAAAGTGGGTGGTCTGAGCTACAGAAACATCAATGAGTTATGGTCTGCCACTGCTGGTCATAATCATCTTCAATCTTTATCAGTTGAAATAGGCAAACCATACCAAGAGAGGAATGTGTTAGATGGCTGTTTGGGTGAAGGTTTGCTGCCACCAAGCAGCCTTGAGAGCCTCGCTCTGCTTGGTAAGCTAGTCACTGTAACAGAATGGATCCATAAACTTCAGAATCTCTCCAAGTTGGTGCTCATGGATAGCAGATTGGAGCAAGATGATGCCATACAAGCCCTTGGGTTACTACCAAATCTTGCAGTTCTACGTCTGGGGATTGATACGTTCGGTGGGACACAACTCCATTTCCATAGCTCATCTTTCCCGAGTCTCATGGTGCTGGAGTTGTATTTGTTAGAAAACCTCCAGTCGGCGCTGTTTGAAAAAGATGCAATGCCTAAGCTCGAGCTGCTACAAGTTGGTCGGTGCTACAAGCTGGATGCATTCTGCGGGCTGCCAGCCCTCACAAGCCTCAAGGAAGTTCAGTTGGGTAGTCATCGTCTCAGCGAAACATTGAAGAAATCGGTACAGGGTCAGGTAGCGGAGCATATGAGGCACGTCAGAGTGAATATTGTTGACAAAACTTTGTTTGTATGTATGTACATATAG